CTCCAGCAACTGCACAGTAAATTGTACAATTATGTCCCAGGGTTGTTTTTTTACATAGAGTGATAATAATTCTTGTTCAATAGTAATTAATCAGGAAGTTATTCATACTTTTGCACAGAAAGCAAACTTCAGGCACAGCAAATTAATTTAGGACAGTATCAATGTTGAACTGAAGAAAATAACCTACCTCCATTGAACGAGTTGATGGTCCACCAAGTTGCAATTTTTCCATTATTAGGTTTCGAGTTGCTGACACCAAATTTTCTCTTCTTATCCTTTCACTTGCAGAAACTCCAGTGGTGATCAGATCCATATCAATTGTTCCTATAAACGAAAAATGAGATAACTTCAGACCCATAAGGATACGAAGAGTGTGACTACATACATGTCAAAAGAGCATATTTGGTAGAAATTTACCTGTGGCATGATCAGTGGCTGACTGTTGCATGGCAACTTCAAGGAGCCTGAACGCTTCAATCACATCATGCTTTTCAACCTGCACACAGGGGGCAAGCGACCTCGTTTAAATGTTTCTGGTTGGTAATTTCCAATTGTTTCTTAAAAAAAACTTTAAATAGTTGTTACAAGTGTAAGATTCACTAACCCATTCTGAGAAACGAATACGTGCCAGGGCTTCACTAAGGCGAATCAGACTCTCAATTTGCCTAGGCGTTGCTGTTATCACCTAGGGTTTACATCATACCAAAAAGTTCCATGAATAAAAGTTGGCATCAATTATCCCTCCATGTATATTCATAGTAAGAAGTGGATCGAAGGGTTTAAAGAACATGACAAAAGCTACCTTTTTGCTGCTTCCTGGAAAGTTTCCCCTTCTCCTTAATTCCACATATCCTCGTGTTAACTCGTCTGCAGCTTCATCAGATAACTTTGGGTGGACGTATCTTCTGGCATAGCTAAGGTATGCTGTTAAGGTTGGAAGATCCAACACATCTTGTTGTATACTCTACAAATAGAGGCAAGCAGATTATTCATCCAAATGATACATTCTAAACTTCAACAAGTAAAACAAATATATAAAAAGAGCTATTCATGGACATCGGAGCTTATCAAACCTCAGGATTTTCGAAGTGCAATGCAACAATATGCTTTGCAAGACGCCTATCTGCTTGTTCATCAGCCTTGTCCAGAAGCAAGTATATCAAATCAAACCTGAAAATTCAGATCcagatactagttgtgttagttCAAGAATTAAAACGGTATCTATCAAACACATTGTCATTTTGTGTTTTGTCACCTTGACAACAAGGTAGGTGGTAGGTGTATATTGTCAATCACAGATAGGCGTGGATTATAACGTGAACCACTTGGATTAGCACAAGCTAACACAGAAGTCCGAGCATTAAGAGAAGCAATGATTCCTGCCTTCGCTATTGAAACAGTTTGTTGCTCCATTACCTGTATGTagtaacaatgaagaagaaaatatacGTTTTAGATATATACAAGGACAGATAATTGAATGAACTTCCAGAAACACTAGACAAAGCAAAGAATTAAAAGTCCTACCTCATGTAACATGCTCCTCGCATTCTCTGACATTTTGTCAAATTCATCAATGCAACAAATACCTCTATCACTCAAGACAAGGGCCCCACTTTCAAGTACCTAAAAAAATTCACAAGGATAaaggaaattcatttctgaagtATAAACAGTTGCAAGGACACAATTCTAATCCAGCATTTACAGATCTGTCAGGATATATATCATACCGTTTCACCAGTTTCTGGGTCCTTGGCTACATAGGCAGTCAAACCTACAGCAGAACTACCTCTTCCACTGGTGTAGATACCACGAGGTGCGAGCTTGTGTATGTATTGGAGCAACTGAGATTTACTGGTTCCAGGATCACCAACCATCAGAATATTGATGTCACCACGGAAGCTAGCCCCAGATGGCAGCTTCAAAGCACTTCCACCAAACAGCTACAGTCAACATTAAACACCAACATTAGTTCAGGAAGGTAAAACTACAATTTGATTTCAATGAATCATCAAAGCAAGAATATACAAACAGTATCTATTATCTAACCTGACAAAGAAGGCCTTTCTTAACGTCATCGAGTTCCCATATGTTTGGTGCCAGGGATCTGGTTAACCTCTCATATATATCAGGCAGTTTTGCAAGCTCTTTTAACTGTTCAACCTGAGAATTATACATGAATAAAGATGATTAATAAAAACAGCAATAGTCCAACTGCAACATGTTAGGAATTATCTTTAACTACCTTGTCTTGAAAGTCAGCGGGTACATCTTCGTTCATGTTGTCAGAGGCATTAAGATGTTCTGTTTGATCCTCAGCCTGCATTCTAGATTTATCGGTCTTCTTTATATGAAGACAATCTATGTAAGTCTGCAATGACATGTATAATCGATCAGTTCAGTCCACATCAAGATTAGTGACATTTCGAATCTTAAAGGCTTAAAGTACATACCTTGAACAAAGATTTCACTGATCTTTGTGTTGGCCCAACTCTAACACTCATTGCCCTATATATACCAGTGACCTATTTGGAAATGGTTAAACACAGTATTAGCGAGTAGATGAAACAGACAAAGATGCATAGAAGCACATTCAATTGAGTTGATAAATCGAATATGTTATCTTACCTCAACTCTATCACCTGGCTTTCCAGCATCAACAAGTTTGTCATGCATTAATAAGCTAACTGTGTGAGGAGTACCCCCTTCTGGAATGTCATCTGGTGTCTCTTGCAGTCTCACGATCTGCTTGTCAGCAAACCTGGTAATCATTCATACAGAACCAACTTCATCAATAACAAAGTCTCACAAAATTATTCAACACCAGCATCTCAAATGTTCCAAAAGAACAGCATAAATTGTGGGTATCAATTAAAGCGGCAAAAAGCCATATAATAGCATACCGGCATCGGTTGTGAACCAGAGCCATGGAGTTCAAGGCACGACACTCTTCCTTATTACACCTTGGGGGTTCACTGACTCGGCCTATAAACAAACCATTTATCAACAAACAAGTAAACAACTGGTTCCACAAACACATATCCACTACGTATACAAGTAAATCAAAATGTACAAATATTACCTCGGTCTACTCCCACTGGGTCAGAAAAGTACCCACACACAAGACATTTAAATACAGCTTCCCTTATTTCTGGTATTATTGAGCTACATCGAATAATCATTCCTTTTATCGACACCATCTTCTCAATATCTAATAAAACCCACGAAAGCGTTAATTTGTATACAATCAAACCCAATTTCTAACAacataacaaaattaaaaacccaaaacagtaaaaaaaaaaaaaaactaaccagaTGGGTTCAGATTTCTCATAGGTGTTgatgttctgagattaaaaatcCTTGCTTGAATATGCTTCTCAAACAAATCATTAATCTTGCTAGTCATTTCCATAAGAACAATATCAAAAATAGCTAAAACCTCAAGTGGGTATCTAACCATCTTAGTATACagatcagaatcataatcaaacaCATCATGTGCATCAACATCAAGTGTTTCTCCTTCTAtctcaagaatatgatgaatcgCTCTCATATATTTCCCTTCAGTTTGCAAAGGATTCTCACGAAAATGTCTCAAAAACCTTAGAATCGCAGCATTAACATCATGAACACTTATATTAGTCCCCCAAACATACATAGGGGGAGCAGCTTCTTCCCCTTCACCACCATCTGACGAAGGAATAGCATCATCTGTAGATGTAGGTGTTGCCATCGGCGTTGCTCTAGATCTCCTCCCTCCTCTTCCACTTTGAGTACTTGATGGTGTCGGAGTCGCATCGAATCGAGCTCGTTGAGAAGGTGGTGTTGCAAACAAAGATGCATCTGATGgacttctttctctccttcttcttctctgagcaGCATCACCTGGGGATGAGTTTGTGTTTGCGATTGGACTTGATGATTGATCGATTGGTGAAGACGGACCTCCATTTCGGTGGCTGGGAGAAGAATCGGACGCCATTTtcagagagagatagagaaagagaAAAGACTTACAGTTTGTGTGAAACTCGAATGGTACCAATTGGTTTTGGGGTTTTGGGTGGcgggaaaaacctaggttattcCCGCCAAAATTAAGTCTTCATGACACGTAAGATTGAGGGTATTTATGTCATTTTGAAATAGTTACCCATATGGTTTCGGGTTTGGGCCTTACCCCGTTTTTCttacaactttcttcttctactGTGTACTAGAACCAGAGCTAAATAAGCTGCTCTCGCTTCTGGGTAACGATTTGACTAGTTAGATCATAAAGTCAaagaatcgaagaagaagaaggagatgaggAAACGGGATTTAGCGATTCTTCTACTCTCTGCTTTTGcaatcttcttctctcttcagGTAAAATTAATCAAATTTTATTTATCTCTTATTACCCTAATTCAACGAATTACAAAAACCCTAGTGGTATCAAATTTTCAATAATCTGTGGTGATTGTGTTTGAATTGATTCGTTTTTTAATATTTGGGTCTAGTTTAGTGAGAAAATTTGTAGTTAAGAGAACTGATTTGAAGTGATAACAGTGGTGGAGTTGTTAATTTTTGTGGGTTTTTGAAATGATTTAGCACGAAGGGGATTTTTCGTTCAAGGAAGCATGGTTTCATCTATCTGAGGATTATCCTATAAAGTATGAAGCTCAAAGATTACCTCCTCCAATTGTAGCTGATTTAAATGGTGATGGGAGGAGTGAGGTTTTTGTGGCTACTCATGATGCCAAGATTCAAGTATGTATTTTTGTCAAAGTTTCCAGTTATCGGTTCATTTGGATGTGTGAATTTTAGATAATGTGTAAAATTACGTTCCTGTGTAGTAATTGTGGATATTTTTAGGTGTTGGCCCCGCATATTTGGCGTGTAGATGAAAGATTTGGTGAAGCTCATGTGCTGGCAGAGGTGTCTCTGTTGCCTGACAAGATACGTGTTACGGCTGGGAGACGTGCAGTAGCCATGGCAACAGGTGTTATTGATAGACATTACAGACATGGAGAAGCTCATAAGCAGGTCTTGGTAGTTGTTACTTCAGGTTGGTCAGTGATGTGTTTTGATCATAACCTTAAAAAGCTGTGGGAGGCGAATTTGCAGGTGAGTTTGCAGTGAGATTTTGTCACGTGTTTTACACCCAAAATAGAATGATCTAAATGTTCACCTTCTGCACTGGTGAGTATACGAGGTAACGGGGCATATGTATGACTTATCTATTGCAACTATTGACAGGAGGATTTCCCACATGGGGCTCACCATAGGGAAATATCAATTTCTATCAGCAATTATACGTTGAAACACGGGGATTCGGGTTTGATTATAGTTGGAGGGAGGATGGAAGTTCAACCTCATGTATGTTTCTCAATTCACTTGAACTTTTAAGGTCAATTATCTGTTAACGTAAATGCATTTTTAGTCAATTTTTATTAGGCATATGAGAAACATGACGTCAGTGCAAGTGGCCTTGTGCTACTGCAGTTTCGTGGTCATACAACTGAGGAATTCATTGCACTGGAAAGTTAACGAACCTGTTCTTTTTAACATGTCCTAGATTTACATGGATCCCTTTGAAGAACTCGGTATGCAAGATAAAAATGCCGATCAACATAGAAGAAGTGCTACTGAGAAGGAGGTATTTGTTTTCTGCCTCCATATGAAATTGTGATTTGTCTTCTTCTTGTGTTTGTCTGCATTGGTCTGTATGTTGGTTTATCTGTCCTTGTTTAACCTGATTCCATGGCAGGCTTCTGAAACTTCTGGAACTGTGGACTTACGCCATTTTGCATTTTATGCATTTGCTGGTCGAACTGGTACACTCCGGTGGAGCAGAAAGAATGAGGTATCCTTCATCTTACTCACACTTGCATACTTGTGAATAGTTATCACTGAGATTTCAGAACTAATGGATTCAAATAGCTGATGCATTCACGTACTATTCATTCTTCTGTCTTCAACTAGATGGGTCTTCTTATTTCAAATGTGATGCAGCAATTATCATTCTCTTACCTATCGATTCAAATTTTTGTTGTCTTTATAGAATATCGAATCACATTCTTCAGATGCATCGCAACTGATTCCCCAACATAACTACAAGCTTGATGTTCATTCTCTAAACAGCCGTAAACCTGGTGAGGTATGCTTCTTAGGCTTAAACTTTGCTGATATTTTGAACTGCTAAATAGTTTTTCGAAGGCAGTTTTATGGATGATTTGGTTAACTTCTAAGTTCTACTGTTTTTATTATATAGAAGCATCTGGTGCAACTGTTTGGTTCTTAACTGATgcacaattctttttttttttggcctgAGTAACTAGTCAAACCACCTATTAATGGGTCCAATTTTAAAATATCTGGGACACCTCCATTCCTCTTGTTGTAGCAGACTACCAGTCATTTTCTGTTGATTGAGCTTGCAATGCTGTGGCATCTTGATATCCAAAAGGCCTAGACCACCCAGTTATTAGCTTCATTTCGGGCTACTTATTGTCTGTTTGCGGAATTCGCTTTTTAGAAAATGCTGCTACATCCTAGGGATATTAGATACATCAACTCTATAAGTTAGTGGGCAAGTTATTTGCTATCTGTGAAGTGTTACTGTTTTTTATTGGTTAAACTACTTTTGGATTTGAGACATGAATAGTTTCCTTCTAAGATAGCTAGAGAAAATGCTTTATCTGTATCTTGGTCTAGCTCTTCTTCTATGGAGATTAGAGCACAGCTTTGTGAGGATAGAACTCATGTACTGAACTAAATTTTCTTCAATACATCATTTttcgtttaaaaaaaaaatagtttcctTCCAAGATTGTCTTactcaaaacatgttaacagTTTGAATGCAGAGAATTTAGAGAATCAATCCTTGGAGTCATGCCGCATCACTGGGTAAACAAACTACTTTATTTTCTCCTTCTCTATTTTCATGCTAAATATTTTTGAAGCTCGATAGTTAATGCAATGATGCGATTGTTCTAATCAGGATAGAAGGGAGGATACTTCTTTTAAGCTGGCACATTTCAGAAGACACAAAAGGAAAACATTGAAGAAGATGCCTGGCAAAAAGACAAACAACTTTAATCATCAAGAGACTGAGGAACACCATCCTCCAGGGAAGGACCAGACTAACAAAATTCCACGTCTCATCGGGAAGGCTACAAAATACGCTGGTTCAGTGAAAACCAAGCAGGTGGTAATGGAGCTTTTTGGTACATTTTCAACCacattttagtttttagtttatttttcttgtaattaatcaacataaaaattcCAGCGCCTGCCATATGTTCCTACAATAACCAACTACACCAAGCTCTGGTGGGTTCCTAATGTGATTGTTGCTCATCAAAAAGAAGGTATTGAAGCTCTTCACTTGGCTACTGGACGCACCGTTTGTAAGGTGAGTGGACGTATAAATACTtctgtttcttctttgttttgttATGACTATTGGCTACAGTATTGGCACTAAGAAGCTGATAGTTGAAGCTCTCTTTTTAGCACAGAACCACATATCTGTGTTTATTCACTCCACAATTCCGGGAATATAATTGTGTTTCTTTTTATGGTTCTTCTTCCATAATGTTTTTATGTCTGCAATGGTTTTTTTCCTATGACTCCTATCAGCAGTTATACAAGGTGTTTGACATTTATTTTGTCATGTTGATGCTGTCAGTTACATCTTTTAGAAGGCGGCCTCCATGCTGACATCAATGGAGATGGAGTCTTAGATCATGTTCAGGTACTCTCTTACTTCACTGCTGGCTGTTTTGACTGCTTTTATTTAGAAGTATTATCATCAGCTGGTGAATCGTAGCTCATGCCTTTGTTACAAGTATAATGTACTTCAGTCTATGAGCTGGATTCTGTGTTCTCCTGCTCCACCCTCCTACCTACCTTCCCCAATATAAAGAACCATCTAATGCTAAAGATGAACAGCCTTCTGTTGTGGCCAACTTTGAAGAAATTATCTTTTTTTTAATAGGTTGTAGGGGGTAACGGGGCCGAGCAGACTGTGATTAGTGGATCCATGGAGGTGCTAAAACCTTGTTGGGCAGTTGCAACATCTGGTGTACCAGTTAGAGAACAACTCTTCAATGCTTCCATCTGCCATCATTCCCCTTTTAATTTATTTCAACATGGGGAGTTCGCCAGTAGAGCTCCCGATGCAAGCTCACTCGAGGTAGCTACGCCCATTCTCATCCAAACAAATGATGGTCATAAGCATCGGAGAGGAAGCCATGGTGATGTTGTCTTCTTAACAAATCGTGGGGAGGTAAGCCAGTCATCTGTTGCcaatatactttttcttatcatcttttgtcagCATATTGTTGCGTTGTTGTATTCTCTAGAGGGTTAATGACAAATATCCGTACTTGTTTCTAGGTGACTTCATACTCCCCGAGCTTGCTTGGTCATGATGCTATTTGGCAGTGGCAATTATTGACGGGTGCAACTTGGTCTAATCTTCCATCTCCATCAGGGATGATGGAGGGTGGGTTGGTGGTGCCCACACTGAAGCCAATCTCTTTACGTGTACACGACAAGCAAGACATCATACTTGCAGCAGGGGATCAGGAAGCAGTGGTGATATCTCCTGGAGGAAGCATATTAACTATGTTTGATCTTCCTAGTCCTCCCTCTCATGCCCTGATAAGTGAAGACTTCTCCAATGATGGTCTCACTGATATTATTCTTGTGACGTCTAGTGGTGTATATGGGTTTGTGCAGACGAGGCAGCCGGGTGCCATTTTCTTTAGTACATTAGTAGGTTGCCTAATTATCATAATGGGAGTCTTATTTGTCTCCCAACACCTAAATTCTGTGAAAGGAAAACCTAGAGCATCAGCGGACTACAGTTAAGAATGAAGGATGAGTTGGGTTAATGTTGTCATTGCGGGGAAGAGTGCATGGATAGAGGCTAAATGTTGAGGAGGTTGGGCAACCCAGAAAGCAGCACGAGGTACCTAAATGTTGTACCAAAATGCAGTAGTTCTAGATATTGGTGGCCTACATTGGACTAATAGTACTCAGTAGTTTACAAGTATTAGATGTTTCATTTATCTTCTTTTTCCTTGccttattcctttgtttattttctagttCATAGTGCGCAACTATAGCTTTCTGTGTATAACTTATATTCCCACCATTGATGCTTGGAGAATTTGGATTGTATTGGTGGTGGGTTAGGTATTCATAGATTCTCCCGTTATACTGCTCTTCCGAATACTCCTGCctgtctttttttctttccaaCATGATGCGGGTGAGAAATAAATATAGTTTGTACTGTATAGTTTGATCATCCATTCATTCTCTGAAGCTAAAGAAGTATAAAAGCGATCAAATTTTCAGATGTTTTAAACCAACAAAGAACTAAAAATCAATCTGTCTAGAAGTTGAGGTTGGAGTAAGCACATTCAGGAGGGATCCCTTGAGAGTATCTATTCGTGTCAGTGCAGTAACTGTAGATCATGTAATTTTCCTGCACCCACTTCATTCTCCCTAGACTTGTTGAATCCAACTCTTGCAAAAGCAACGCTCTATTGAAGGAAGAAGTAGACCCTGATGAACTACAGGAAGTAAAACCTGGAGAGTATGAAACACAGGCATTGTTGGCATTGAAATTCTGGTATGAGGCTGTGAAGGGTGCGCTCGACCAGTCCGTCTTTATGAATCCACCTCTTGTTGCCCAGTTTTCAGCGTCCCAGagacttgagtatatcctcgtggGTTGATTTTTAGGAAACGGGACACcaatgaattctaagttcttaaATTCTCTAATTGGCATTCCATCCACAGAGAAGCTggtgatcatgaaaacaaacagTTTATCTCGGAATCGTCATTAGCCAGTCAATTGATAAGGAACAATACATGCGAGGATAATAATGACGCTGCAATTCTTACATGATGCATTGAGGATTCCATAGGATAGAGTAAGTGTGGAAATCGGCTGTAGGGTCGAACCATAGATAGAATTGTTGCTCTCTGTTACCTTTGCCTTGGGTGAAAACATTTGTATGTAGAATGTAAGGATCTCCACTCAAATTCCCCAAgaactcaaaatcaatttcatCGTGCATTGGTCTTTGCGACGATAACTGCCGTTCATATCAGAATTCAATTCAAGCACATACCGACAACAATTGAAAAGATATATACTTACATAATAGGCCGTGACCGTGCCAGCTGAATTCCCAGGGACAAGTTTAAGCTGcatatcaatttttccaaaaagatatTCATTCCTCGACTGAAAACCGGAGCCAGAGGTTTTGTCCAAGGAAAGCGTGAGAAGCTGTCCGTTGTTGAGTATCTTACCCCGACCATCTCCCCAAGTCACCTCGGCATCTTGGTAGAAATTTCCAGCAGCAGAGATTACTGCTACAAGACTAGTAGCTAGTATAGCCACCACTAACAACATCAAGGAAGAAAAACAAACCATGATTTCGTGGAGTTTGGGGAGATATAGATGTTTCTGACTGATAGCTAGAACTGCAGTTTTATAGCAGTATAGTACTATATAAAGATGGAAAACTGGTTTGGGACTAACAGAAATATTGTTGCTTACTCGTAGAGTCTACAGTCTAGTAGAATTAACAACCATTGTTTTTAGGATCTCTTTCCTTAGATCTATGACTGACGGTCCAAATAATGTTCGTTTTCTCGCTGGAGTTCAGAGATTCTAGTATGAGTAGTTTCCCATGAAAATGTGTCTTTAGTTGGGATGTTTACCACTAAATTTCAAAAGTAAACCGAAATTACAATTAAAGaatcagaaataaaaaaaaaagtgagagTTACATAAGGAGTGATAAATTGTATGCTAATTTGGTAGTTACTCAAACGCGTTAGAGAATAAGAAGAACCAGGAGAGCTGGAGAAGGTTGTGAAGAAGACCCATTCAACTTTGAACTGGTCCAACGGAAAAgctgtttcattttgtttttctgtttGTCCACATTTCGCACAGTTATCAGCCAGCCAGAATGGTTATAAATATGCCACGCCCACGCGGGTGTATGCATCAGTATCGTTTTGTTGTGGAACCACACACCGCTTTTTATTGGACCACTGGTATTTGGCAACCTACAAACAGCGTTATGAACTATAAAAAAGCCATATCAAGTCCTGTGACTGAGAAGATGGAGTGATCATGTTTTGCTTGGTATGTTTCTCTTGTTAAAGCTTGGATTGGTGAACGAGCTTGGCTTTGTATATTTACCAATATGTTGACTAAAAATGACTTTCTCTATTTTCTAGAATCGGTGAAGAAACAGATACAGCTTGCTCACCGGTTATAATATGTAAAGCTTTGCCTAGCTTGGCTTGTTATATTACACTGCTCCACGCCTCCACCAAGTACCTACCTACCTACATTCTGCCGGGACCAAAAAAATTATGGACATAGATTGATTGGCCTTTTGCTTTATAAGAAGCTTATCAGTCTATAATCATGGCTATTAGGGTTTGGGTCCATTTGCATCAGGAGTTCCTGGCTGGTGCCCTTCGGCCTTAACATGGAATATGTACAATCGTTAACATATTACCTTCTCTACATTCTTTAGGTTCATTCTAGGTTTTTCAATTTTGGCCTTGGGAGTTTGAAGCTTAATGGGCGAAGTATCTGCAGCTACGATGGAAATTTTGTTGCTACTATCAAAACGGGAAGATAAGTTTGTTAACGTTGTttattgattgatttgatttccaTGAAATGTCAATGTTGGTATTGTCTATTTGTTGTGTATGGACATGTGATTTCTAACTATTGACTTTAGCCTACATAGTAATTTTTCATCTGTcgctatatttttcttttatttttcgggATATTACGTTGATTGAattgaattctaagttctaactAAGTTTAGAAAcctattacaaaaataaaaataaaaataatgaacaacactaCAATAATTTgggattatttttttttcatatgcATAAACTATAGATGAAACGAAAGTAGTAAAAGTTGAACAATGGTGCTAATTGCTGAAGTTAGAAAACGAAAATGAAAGGCCAACAGTGAAAATAAATTGTGGACTCCTTTAGCATGATCAACTTATTCCTTCAAAATTCAATATGGGATTGAACTAAAATTATCGAATGGTTAATACATACGGGggttattttgcgt
This is a stretch of genomic DNA from Papaver somniferum cultivar HN1 chromosome 1, ASM357369v1, whole genome shotgun sequence. It encodes these proteins:
- the LOC113289226 gene encoding DNA replication licensing factor MCM4-like, whose amino-acid sequence is MASDSSPSHRNGGPSSPIDQSSSPIANTNSSPGDAAQRRRRRERSPSDASLFATPPSQRARFDATPTPSSTQSGRGGRRSRATPMATPTSTDDAIPSSDGGEGEEAAPPMYVWGTNISVHDVNAAILRFLRHFRENPLQTEGKYMRAIHHILEIEGETLDVDAHDVFDYDSDLYTKMVRYPLEVLAIFDIVLMEMTSKINDLFEKHIQARIFNLRTSTPMRNLNPSDIEKMVSIKGMIIRCSSIIPEIREAVFKCLVCGYFSDPVGVDRGRVSEPPRCNKEECRALNSMALVHNRCRFADKQIVRLQETPDDIPEGGTPHTVSLLMHDKLVDAGKPGDRVEVTGIYRAMSVRVGPTQRSVKSLFKTYIDCLHIKKTDKSRMQAEDQTEHLNASDNMNEDVPADFQDKVEQLKELAKLPDIYERLTRSLAPNIWELDDVKKGLLCQLFGGSALKLPSGASFRGDINILMVGDPGTSKSQLLQYIHKLAPRGIYTSGRGSSAVGLTAYVAKDPETGETVLESGALVLSDRGICCIDEFDKMSENARSMLHEVMEQQTVSIAKAGIIASLNARTSVLACANPSGSRYNPRLSVIDNIHLPPTLLSRFDLIYLLLDKADEQADRRLAKHIVALHFENPESIQQDVLDLPTLTAYLSYARRYVHPKLSDEAADELTRGYVELRRRGNFPGSSKKVITATPRQIESLIRLSEALARIRFSEWVEKHDVIEAFRLLEVAMQQSATDHATGTIDMDLITTGVSASERIRRENLVSATRNLIMEKLQLGGPSTRSMELLEELKKQGSAEIHLNDLRNALATLAGEGFIVLLGDTVKRI
- the LOC113289233 gene encoding uncharacterized protein LOC113289233, whose product is MRKRDLAILLLSAFAIFFSLQHEGDFSFKEAWFHLSEDYPIKYEAQRLPPPIVADLNGDGRSEVFVATHDAKIQVLAPHIWRVDERFGEAHVLAEVSLLPDKIRVTAGRRAVAMATGVIDRHYRHGEAHKQVLVVVTSGWSVMCFDHNLKKLWEANLQEDFPHGAHHREISISISNYTLKHGDSGLIIVGGRMEVQPHIYMDPFEELGMQDKNADQHRRSATEKEASETSGTVDLRHFAFYAFAGRTGTLRWSRKNENIESHSSDASQLIPQHNYKLDVHSLNSRKPGEFECREFRESILGVMPHHWDRREDTSFKLAHFRRHKRKTLKKMPGKKTNNFNHQETEEHHPPGKDQTNKIPRLIGKATKYAGSVKTKQRLPYVPTITNYTKLWWVPNVIVAHQKEGIEALHLATGRTVCKLHLLEGGLHADINGDGVLDHVQVVGGNGAEQTVISGSMEVLKPCWAVATSGVPVREQLFNASICHHSPFNLFQHGEFASRAPDASSLEVATPILIQTNDGHKHRRGSHGDVVFLTNRGEVTSYSPSLLGHDAIWQWQLLTGATWSNLPSPSGMMEGGLVVPTLKPISLRVHDKQDIILAAGDQEAVVISPGGSILTMFDLPSPPSHALISEDFSNDGLTDIILVTSSGVYGFVQTRQPGAIFFSTLVGCLIIIMGVLFVSQHLNSVKGKPRASADYS
- the LOC113289241 gene encoding probable xyloglucan endotransglucosylase/hydrolase protein 23 encodes the protein MVCFSSLMLLVVAILATSLVAVISAAGNFYQDAEVTWGDGRGKILNNGQLLTLSLDKTSGSGFQSRNEYLFGKIDMQLKLVPGNSAGTVTAYYLSSQRPMHDEIDFEFLGNLSGDPYILHTNVFTQGKGNREQQFYLWFDPTADFHTYSILWNPQCIIFSVDGMPIREFKNLEFIGVPFPKNQPTRIYSSLWDAENWATRGGFIKTDWSSAPFTASYQNFNANNACVSYSPGFTSCSSSGSTSSFNRALLLQELDSTSLGRMKWVQENYMIYSYCTDTNRYSQGIPPECAYSNLNF